A single genomic interval of Trinickia acidisoli harbors:
- a CDS encoding S53 family peptidase, with protein MKSTFESKGSVPGICKTAALALPLVVAALPAHAATAPTTWVSTETRAFLTPQQMTAFAAAPQAQAMAGETAHVLVSLRVRNMSKLQALGQAANERGNAQYHHFLTPAAFLAGFAPTEAQVQQVVAYLRESGFVNIRASKNRLLISADGTAGTVKTAFNTPLVHFLEGSRPVFANSAPAEVPEALGDTVLSVLGLQNVTRAHTMAVRGPRTQAKTMATGTETGHYPLEFGSLYNASSLPTASKTTVGIITIGGASQATQDLNQFTSANDLAQVNVSAEQTGDPSGDYSDDQDGQSEWDLDSQDIVGAAGGAVNQLIFYEADQSASGNTGLTQAFNQAVSDNTAKVINVSLGWCETDAQADGTVAAEDQIFAMAVAQGQTFSVSSGDEGVYECNNRGYPDGSTYSISWPASSPNVIAVGGTTLFTSGSNWANETVWNEGLDGNGKLWASTGGISQVESLPSWQRSLSVSPKPTGRAVPDIAFDAAQGSGALVYNYGQIQQIGGTSLASPIFVGLWARLESAHSNTLGFPASSIYSTVKSTPSLVHDVTSGSNGYQSYGYKAAKGWDYPTGWGSFIMSNLASYMKGHSVGQ; from the coding sequence TTGAAGTCGACATTCGAATCGAAGGGATCGGTACCCGGCATTTGCAAAACGGCGGCGCTTGCCTTGCCGCTCGTCGTCGCGGCATTGCCGGCTCATGCGGCCACCGCGCCGACGACATGGGTCAGCACCGAAACGCGCGCTTTTCTCACGCCACAGCAGATGACGGCGTTTGCAGCAGCGCCGCAAGCGCAGGCGATGGCTGGTGAAACCGCACATGTCCTCGTCAGCCTGCGCGTACGCAATATGAGCAAGCTCCAGGCGCTCGGACAAGCGGCCAACGAGCGCGGCAACGCGCAGTACCATCATTTCCTCACGCCGGCGGCATTTCTCGCGGGGTTTGCGCCTACCGAGGCGCAAGTGCAACAGGTCGTCGCTTATCTGCGCGAGAGCGGCTTTGTCAACATCCGCGCGTCGAAGAATCGTCTGCTGATTTCCGCCGATGGCACGGCGGGCACGGTCAAGACCGCCTTCAATACGCCGCTCGTGCATTTCCTCGAGGGTAGCCGCCCCGTCTTCGCCAACTCCGCGCCGGCCGAGGTACCCGAGGCACTGGGCGACACGGTGTTGTCGGTGCTCGGGCTGCAGAACGTGACGCGCGCGCATACGATGGCAGTGCGAGGCCCGCGCACGCAAGCGAAGACGATGGCGACGGGCACGGAAACAGGCCACTACCCACTCGAATTCGGCTCGCTCTATAACGCGAGCAGCCTGCCGACGGCGTCCAAGACCACGGTCGGCATCATCACGATCGGCGGCGCAAGCCAAGCCACGCAGGATTTGAACCAGTTCACGAGCGCGAACGACTTGGCTCAGGTCAACGTCTCGGCCGAGCAAACAGGCGATCCGAGCGGCGACTACAGCGACGACCAGGACGGTCAAAGCGAATGGGATCTCGACAGCCAGGACATCGTCGGCGCGGCGGGCGGTGCCGTCAACCAGTTGATTTTCTATGAGGCCGATCAGTCCGCATCCGGCAACACGGGGCTGACGCAAGCGTTCAACCAAGCCGTCAGCGACAACACCGCCAAGGTCATCAACGTTTCGCTCGGCTGGTGCGAGACCGATGCTCAAGCCGACGGTACGGTGGCCGCGGAAGATCAGATCTTCGCAATGGCCGTGGCGCAAGGGCAAACGTTCTCGGTGTCGTCGGGCGATGAAGGCGTCTACGAGTGCAACAACCGCGGGTATCCCGACGGCAGCACCTACTCGATCTCCTGGCCCGCCTCTTCGCCGAACGTCATCGCCGTCGGCGGCACGACGCTCTTCACTTCGGGCAGCAACTGGGCCAATGAAACGGTCTGGAACGAAGGGCTCGACGGTAACGGCAAACTGTGGGCGTCGACGGGCGGCATCAGCCAGGTCGAATCGCTGCCCTCGTGGCAACGCTCGCTGTCGGTGAGCCCCAAGCCCACCGGGCGCGCCGTGCCCGACATCGCATTCGACGCCGCGCAAGGCTCGGGTGCGCTCGTCTACAACTACGGCCAAATCCAGCAGATCGGCGGCACGAGCCTAGCCTCGCCGATCTTCGTCGGATTGTGGGCACGGCTCGAATCGGCCCATTCGAATACGCTGGGCTTTCCTGCGTCGAGCATCTACAGCACCGTGAAATCGACGCCCTCGCTCGTACACGACGTGACGTCCGGCAGCAACGGCTATCAAAGTTACGGCTACAAAGCCGCAAAGGGCTGGGACTATCCGACCGGCTGGGGCAGCTTCATCATGTCGAACCTCGCGTCTTACATGAAAGGCCATTCGGTCGGGCAATGA
- a CDS encoding S10 family peptidase produces MKIAFAMDVSIADILSNIAWTDHCVIDIESFFAKNLSELSSNFPRTFVASGAAMHLRFSASSSRNCRTRGAKLAALAVAVAYTLGSGGLAFADTDADEAGTNAVVAASAPHASSAAASVAAQPAPRETSVVTKHSLRLDGRRIEYRATAGTLLLRDDKGAPEASMFYVAYTSPAERGTPRPVTFLFNGGPGAASVFLLMGSVGPKRVQTSSPSATPPAPYVLADNPDSLLDKSDLVFIDAIGTGFSKVVGHGEGKHFWSVDGDLDAFIRFIDRYLTVNDRWNSPKFLIGESYGTARAAMLAYRLGEHDISLNGVVLISSVLNSAENSPGLDLMYVRYLPSYAATAWYHDKLGPSKPADLPAFLDEVREFAAGPYAQALAKGDALTDAERDAIAAQVARYTGLDAQYVVRTRLRIEPAHFRKQLLLGQARGVGRYDSRFESIEYDDAWSSPDYDAAEKYITSAFDAALHHHLAQDLHYPSDSPYRVFNDHVLATWDWKHREWWDETLSVPYAAADLAEAMRQNPRLKVLSANGYFDLATPFFETEYDLAHMNLEPSLRKNLSVTYYATGHMIYLDDSALHALKSDLARFYDDAAHP; encoded by the coding sequence ATGAAGATCGCCTTTGCAATGGATGTGTCGATCGCCGACATCTTATCGAATATCGCCTGGACCGATCACTGCGTCATTGACATCGAATCGTTCTTTGCAAAGAATCTCAGCGAACTTTCCTCGAATTTTCCTCGAACGTTCGTCGCATCAGGAGCGGCCATGCACTTGCGTTTCTCCGCCTCATCCAGCCGCAACTGCCGCACCCGCGGGGCCAAGCTTGCCGCGCTCGCCGTTGCCGTCGCTTATACGCTCGGCTCGGGCGGGCTTGCGTTTGCGGATACCGACGCCGACGAGGCCGGGACGAACGCCGTCGTCGCGGCAAGCGCACCCCATGCGTCGTCGGCCGCGGCAAGCGTTGCCGCCCAGCCCGCGCCGCGCGAAACGTCGGTCGTGACGAAGCACTCGCTGCGCCTGGATGGCCGCCGCATCGAGTACCGCGCCACGGCAGGCACGCTGCTGCTACGCGACGACAAGGGCGCGCCCGAGGCGAGCATGTTCTACGTGGCGTACACGAGCCCAGCCGAGCGCGGCACGCCTCGTCCCGTCACGTTCCTCTTCAACGGCGGCCCGGGCGCGGCAAGCGTGTTCCTGCTAATGGGCTCGGTCGGGCCGAAACGCGTCCAGACGTCGAGCCCGTCGGCCACCCCGCCCGCACCGTATGTGCTCGCCGACAATCCCGATTCGTTGCTCGACAAGAGCGACCTCGTCTTCATCGACGCGATTGGTACGGGCTTCTCAAAGGTCGTCGGCCATGGGGAAGGCAAGCACTTTTGGAGCGTGGACGGCGATCTCGACGCGTTCATCCGTTTCATCGACCGTTATTTAACGGTCAACGACCGCTGGAACTCGCCCAAATTCCTGATCGGCGAATCGTACGGCACGGCGCGCGCGGCCATGCTGGCATACCGTCTCGGCGAGCACGACATCTCGCTGAACGGCGTCGTGCTGATCTCGTCGGTGCTCAATTCGGCCGAAAATTCACCGGGCCTCGATCTGATGTACGTGCGCTATTTGCCGTCGTACGCCGCGACCGCTTGGTACCACGACAAGCTCGGCCCCTCGAAGCCTGCCGATTTGCCCGCATTTCTCGACGAAGTCCGCGAGTTTGCGGCGGGGCCGTATGCGCAAGCGCTCGCCAAGGGCGATGCGTTGACCGATGCCGAGCGCGACGCGATCGCCGCGCAAGTCGCTCGCTACACGGGGCTCGATGCGCAATACGTCGTCAGGACTCGACTTCGCATCGAGCCTGCTCACTTCCGCAAGCAACTCTTGCTTGGGCAAGCGCGCGGCGTCGGCCGCTACGACAGCCGCTTCGAGAGCATCGAATACGACGACGCCTGGTCCTCGCCCGATTACGATGCCGCCGAGAAATACATCACGAGCGCGTTCGACGCGGCGCTTCACCATCACCTGGCCCAAGATCTCCACTATCCGAGCGACAGCCCCTATCGCGTCTTCAACGACCACGTGCTCGCAACATGGGATTGGAAGCACCGCGAGTGGTGGGATGAAACGCTCAGCGTGCCGTACGCGGCCGCCGATCTGGCTGAAGCGATGCGGCAAAATCCCCGCCTGAAGGTGCTGTCCGCGAACGGCTACTTCGATCTTGCGACACCGTTCTTCGAGACCGAATACGACCTTGCCCACATGAACCTGGAGCCGTCCCTGCGCAAGAACCTGAGCGTGACCTACTATGCGACGGGACACATGATCTATCTCGACGACTCGGCCCTTCATGCCCTCAAGAGCGATTTGGCACGATTTTACGACGATGCGGCTCATCCTTGA
- a CDS encoding AI-2E family transporter: MPISPLATKDSEDRKRRQRAATLALYAGLVALALWIIRSFIPAMVWALVIAIVVWPLLQRLSSPKQSALRSSVVALALTTVVGLFVVLPIVGVFTQALHEMHHLIHWATDIEENGIAVPLFVTQLPFGNQIAQWWQANLARPLAGSPAFLELRGSHVATAGSHFGTLALRGAVHFGFMLLTLFVLLRTGPQMSEQAVKAVRRVFGADGTHLAIRMAAAVRGTVTGLVVVGLGEGALIGASYFATGLPHPAELGFVTAIAAMLPFCAPIAFGAAALWLFAHGQVGGAIAVLATGGIVVFLAEHFVRPGLIGSATRLPFLLVLFGILGGAETFGLVGLFIGPALMTVLTVLWREALR, translated from the coding sequence ATGCCCATTTCCCCGCTTGCCACGAAAGACTCCGAGGACCGAAAGCGGAGGCAGCGCGCCGCCACGCTCGCGCTCTACGCGGGGCTCGTGGCGCTCGCATTGTGGATCATTCGATCGTTCATCCCGGCGATGGTATGGGCGCTCGTGATTGCGATCGTCGTTTGGCCGCTGCTGCAGCGCTTGAGTTCGCCGAAGCAGAGCGCCCTTCGCTCGAGTGTCGTGGCATTGGCATTGACGACCGTGGTCGGTCTTTTCGTGGTCCTGCCGATCGTCGGAGTATTCACGCAAGCCCTGCATGAGATGCATCACTTGATCCATTGGGCCACGGACATCGAGGAGAACGGCATCGCCGTGCCGCTGTTCGTCACGCAACTGCCGTTCGGCAACCAGATTGCGCAATGGTGGCAAGCAAATCTCGCGCGGCCGCTCGCGGGCTCGCCGGCTTTCCTGGAGTTGCGCGGCAGCCACGTCGCCACGGCCGGTAGTCATTTCGGCACGCTCGCGCTCCGAGGCGCCGTGCACTTCGGCTTCATGCTGTTGACGCTGTTCGTCTTGCTGCGCACGGGCCCGCAAATGTCGGAGCAAGCGGTCAAGGCCGTGCGCCGCGTGTTCGGCGCGGACGGTACGCACCTTGCGATACGGATGGCCGCGGCCGTACGCGGAACGGTGACGGGCCTCGTCGTCGTCGGGCTAGGCGAGGGCGCGTTGATCGGCGCGTCGTATTTCGCGACGGGTTTGCCGCACCCGGCCGAACTCGGTTTCGTGACGGCGATTGCCGCAATGCTGCCGTTTTGCGCGCCGATCGCATTCGGCGCAGCGGCGCTATGGCTCTTCGCGCACGGCCAGGTGGGCGGCGCCATCGCGGTGCTGGCGACGGGCGGCATCGTCGTGTTCCTCGCGGAGCACTTCGTGCGCCCGGGCCTCATCGGCAGCGCGACGCGGCTGCCGTTTTTGCTCGTGTTGTTCGGCATCCTAGGCGGTGCCGAGACGTTCGGTCTCGTCGGTCTGTTTATCGGCCCTGCACTGATGACGGTGCTGACGGTGCTTTGGCGCGAAGCATTGCGCTGA
- a CDS encoding carboxymuconolactone decarboxylase family protein: MTHTARIDYRQLAPTAFRNLYQLSTGLRRDLLGHRLVDLVLLRVSQINGCAYCIDMHWRDLIKLGADPRHLNAVTGWREAPFFDERERAALEWSELVTGVPYTDPSDEAFVRLREQFTDEEIAELGFVIATITAWNVLNVSFRNPLPEAV; the protein is encoded by the coding sequence ATGACACATACCGCTCGCATCGACTATCGCCAGCTCGCGCCCACGGCATTTCGCAACCTATACCAGCTTTCAACGGGCTTACGTCGCGATCTGCTCGGGCATCGTCTCGTCGACCTCGTCCTGCTGCGCGTTTCGCAAATCAACGGCTGCGCGTATTGCATCGACATGCATTGGCGCGATCTCATCAAGCTTGGCGCCGACCCTCGGCACCTGAACGCCGTCACGGGGTGGCGCGAAGCCCCGTTCTTCGACGAGCGCGAACGCGCGGCGCTCGAATGGTCCGAACTCGTGACAGGGGTACCGTATACCGACCCGAGCGACGAAGCGTTCGTACGGCTGCGCGAACAGTTCACCGACGAGGAAATCGCGGAGCTGGGGTTCGTGATCGCAACGATCACCGCATGGAACGTGCTCAACGTGAGCTTCAGGAATCCGCTGCCTGAAGCGGTTTGA